In Hydractinia symbiolongicarpus strain clone_291-10 chromosome 4, HSymV2.1, whole genome shotgun sequence, the following proteins share a genomic window:
- the LOC130641806 gene encoding uncharacterized protein LOC130641806 — translation MNYKCHAEQPHDGAENTNSKNVTNEAYVIEDDCETGSLSTLQRHWTPRTTASEKIKKTREEMVQRFEKNHCSKVNAYEVGDNVSVRVPKKDCSNTHASRMPCVVISVSGDKERYYQLLTQHGVLHNKYRSGDLEFFRGNFNMDLKNSDKFVSLREANRLQNVTESMWL, via the exons atgaattacaAATGTCATGCTGAACAGCCACACGATG GCGCAGAGAATACGAATTCGAAGAACGTCACAAATGAAGCATATGTTATTGAAGACGATTGCGAAACTGGTT CATTGTCAACACTCCAACGACATTGGACTCCACGAACAACAGCTtctgaaaagataaaaaaaacgagGGAGGAGATGGTTCAACGGTTTGAGAAAAACCATTGCAGCAAAGTCAATGCTTATGAAGTTGGGGATAATGTCTCTGTTCGAGTCCCTAAAAAAGACTGCAGCAACACTCATGCTTCACGCATGCCATGTGTGGTTATCAGTGTTTCTGGTGACAAAGAGAGATATTATCAACTGCTTACACAACATGGCGTATTGCACAATAAATACAGATCTGGGGATCTAGAATTTTTCAGGGGAAATTTCAACATGGACCTTAAAAATTCTGATAAGTTCGTCAGCTTGAGGGAAGCAAATCGCCTTCAAAATGTAACAGAGTCGATGTGGTTGTAA
- the LOC130641807 gene encoding uncharacterized protein LOC130641807 — MEVHRQKFEQFAQRYTGTGKRPTSGTITREFGKKISQNLKSNGSDSKKVTEARRFRLLTQKFKLMNCEELGMVDILIVPSQEAKNHTSNQSIPKGYLRVAYVDEFFDIIRLIHCNELKHAGVKKTFKKMPSTHNNTALQDLLRTSWYLDSHHQPQSYRLFQNS; from the exons ATGGAAGTTCATCGCCAAAAATTTGAACAATTTGCCCAGCGTTACACAGGCACTGGTAAAAGACCAACGAGTGGCACAATAACAAGAGAGTTCGGGAAGAAAATTTCCCAGAACTTAAAAAGCAATGGGTCAGACAGTAAAAAGGTTACAGAAGCACGTCGCTTCAGATTATTGACTCAGAAGTTTAAGCTGATGAACTGCGAAGAGCTGGGAATGGTGGATATTTTGATTGTGCCTTCACAAGAAGCT aaaaaccataCAAGTAATCAATCGATACCTAAAGGTTACTTAAGAGTGGCATACGTAGATGAATTCTTTGACATCATACGCTTAATTCACTGTAATGAATTAAAACACGCTGGTGTGAAAAAGACATTCAAAAAG ATGCCATCAACACACAACAACACAGCGCTACAGGATTTACTCCGTACGAGCTGGTATTTGGACAGCCACCATCAACCACAATCATACCGACTGTTTCAAAACAGTTGA